DNA from Rosa rugosa chromosome 6, drRosRugo1.1, whole genome shotgun sequence:
GTTTGTATTGGTGCCTTTTCtcattttttgtttcatttagATCAAGTGAAGGCAAATTCAGCATTAAAGGAAGGGTCTAAAAGTAGCGGCTCTGATCACATTGCAGCACATACATTTACATTTCGCGAATTGGCAGCTGCAACAAAGAATTTTAGAGCAGATTGTTTTGTGGGTGAAGGAGGTTTTGGTCAAGTATATAGAGGGCACCTGGAGAGTTCTAATCAGGTTCTTCCGAAATTTTACCATTTCATCTGAATGAAAATTACAGTTTTTATGACTTGTTTCCTGCGTTCATTAGGTGGTTCAAGTGTTTAACAACCTCACCTTaagatttcttttttctcattttATGTTAGTGTTAGAAATTAGAGTTCTAAAGAGTTTGGGGCTCACTTTaaacatttataaatatatgttcggtatatgtttttttttactaCCATATTAAGTTTGTTCTTACACTCTGAGAAAGTAGACTGGAGCAAAAGttgaccaaaatctaaaattATTATTCTCTGGTGAAAAGTCATCACCTCATGTAAAACTGGAAATATGCAAGTATAGTTGGCAAACTAATCTGCTGATGGTCTCCAATATTTGAAGGTCCATGTTGCTTCAATCAGTGCAGATATCATGGGCATACTTTTATTCGAGTGTTAATCATTATTTAGTGCAATATGTTGGTGGGATGGTTTGTTATCATATTGCTGCTATCTATTGTGATTGAaactttattctttttttttttctgtttgtttttgtttgatttattTGACTTTACATGCTAGGCTTGTGTTAAGACCTGAACCTTGATCCTGTCTGTGTACGTAGGAAGTGGCTATCAAGAAACTTGATTCTAATGGACTTCAAGGGAACAGAGAATTCCTTGTCGAAGTATTAATGCTAAGCCTACTTCACCACCCGAATCTTGTCAACTTAATAGGCTACTGTGCTGATGGGGATCAGAGGCTTTTAGTATACGAGTACATGCCATTGGGATCCTTAGAAGACCATTTACATGGTATATACAGCTGTAACAGCATTATCTGCATTTTTTGCCAAAACTTCATATTTataaagtcttgaggtattgtTCTTATTTTTACTCGGTGATAATTAACTTACGCATAGTAGAAGTGGGTCTTGCAAtagaaaacataccatgctatAGAACTCAGCAAGATGTGACGTTTGTAGAATTATTTAATTCACTGTATGAAGATATGGGAAACATAGTGTATAAAGAATGGGGAAATGTTCCAGAACCAGCACTTTGCTAAGGTGTAGGTATCTTGCAAGCTAGCTTAGTAACTGTGGTGGCACGTGCGTCAGGGACTCGGAGTTATTGCTTTAAAACCAATGTTTTGTCTATCTTCTATGTAAATATGTGTGCCTTTTTATCTCACATGCTGCTATATGGCAGATCTACCACCAGATAAAAAACAACTCGACTGGAATACCCGAATGAAAATAGCTGCTGGTGCTGCCAAGGGCTTGGAGTATTTGCACGACAAAGCTAACCCTCCTGTTATTTATCGTGATCTTAAGTGCTCAAACATTCTACTTGATGAAGGTTACCATCCCAAGCTATCTGATTTTGGCTTGGCAAAGTTAGGTCCTGTAGGAGATAATACTCATGTTTCCACTAGGGTAATGGGAACCTATGGATATTGTGCCCCTGAGTATGCAATGACTGGTCAGCTCACATTGAAATCAGATGTATATAGCTTCGGGGTTGTTCTTTTGGAAATTATCACTGGAAGAAAGGCAATTGACAATTCAAGGGCTGCTGGGGAACACAATTTGGTTGCATGGGTAAGAAAATAACGCCTTCTACTCTTCAcatatttttctctcagaaTCATCTCATCAGGagtaaattatatatatatatatatatatatatatatatatatatatatatatatatatatatatatatattgtttgaaTGCAACAGTCGATATTGATGAATTCTGTTACCTTTAGTAAATAGGAGCCCTTTCTAAGTAGGTGTATCGTTTCTTTTTCAGTTGCTATTTGATTCGAATCATAAGTAACTTTTCTAGAAGGTGTGATGTGTAATTTCTCTACTGAGCTAGAAACTTAAGAATGTCTTCTTAAAGTTAATACTAACAGAGTAGCAGATATACATTTTATGAGTGAAAGCAACATTAGGATGAACagttgtttttttaattttagatAAATAACAATCTTGTGACTTCTGCTGATGAACTCTTCTTTGCAGGCCCGACCCTTATTTAGAGACCGTAGGAAATTTTCACAGATTGCTGATCCATTGCTCCAAGGACAATATCCGATGAGGGGAATGTATCAAGCTCTTGCGGTTGCTGCAATGTGTGTCCAAGAACAGCCTAATATGCGACCTGTCATAGCGGATGTAGTCACAGCCCTTAATTATCTTGCTTCCCAAAAGTATGACCCTCAAGTGCTTCGAGTCCAGAACTCTCGCACAGGCTCGTCAGCCTCGTCTACTCCTAGATCAAGAAGGGAATTCTGAAGTTCATGAGGGAAGATTTATTTAATACAGTTGCATCATTGGATGATCACGATTGTTGTCACCAGTCTAGCTGTGGCACTTTAGGATGTTTTCACATAATGGGTTTTAGTTGTGATTCAGCAAGCAATAGTTCGGAGCTTAGTGGTATGCATTGTTGCCAATAGTGCCTGTTTATCGAATTTTGCTCACTCCGGTAGCAGGTGCAGTGGTCTCCCGGTTTTCCCCTTTCCTCCTTCTATTGTTTCTATAAGATTCTTTTCTGTACAATTGAGCATGGGGTGTTTTGTATCTATATAGAAACTGTTATTCCATTGAATCATAGAAATAATTATTTACAGGAATTTTACCATTTTGGTGAGTGCACAGAAGCATTTTATATGAGCAGTGCTTGTTTATtcaccaagtttgaagctttcagtttctttttttttggttcaaaaCTTATCAAAAGCTCGAGTTGCAAAGTTCGAATTAGCTGCATTCATTCATTCTTGGATCACAGTCCCTGCCACTGCAGATCAATGTCTTCTTGCTGTAGATGTTACCCTCATTAGATCATATTTGAAAAGTACCAAAGCCATTTGAATCTGTTCAATAAAGCAAATTTGCAAAGACAGTTTTCATATGCTTCTTCTTTTCGTCTTCAACTTGAGCTTTTTGTCTCGTGCTTTTTGAACAAAGCTTCTGTTAGTACTTCTAGTCCGGGCAATTGTTTTACTATCGAATATTAGCAATTTCACTTTGAAATCAAGCCAAAGGTGCAGTATCTATATTCTCAATATACACTATCTAATACTGGCAATTTCACATTGCAATCAGTAGGTCTGATATTAATATGAATACCCATCCAGAACTAGCAACATCAGATATTTtgataaagaaaaaatttgataaaaaaatataaaaaccaaaacaaaaatcg
Protein-coding regions in this window:
- the LOC133716024 gene encoding probable serine/threonine-protein kinase PBL7: MSWFLCSGKASTNAKKKKKQSHKPADQISSLSDQVKANSALKEGSKSSGSDHIAAHTFTFRELAAATKNFRADCFVGEGGFGQVYRGHLESSNQEVAIKKLDSNGLQGNREFLVEVLMLSLLHHPNLVNLIGYCADGDQRLLVYEYMPLGSLEDHLHDLPPDKKQLDWNTRMKIAAGAAKGLEYLHDKANPPVIYRDLKCSNILLDEGYHPKLSDFGLAKLGPVGDNTHVSTRVMGTYGYCAPEYAMTGQLTLKSDVYSFGVVLLEIITGRKAIDNSRAAGEHNLVAWARPLFRDRRKFSQIADPLLQGQYPMRGMYQALAVAAMCVQEQPNMRPVIADVVTALNYLASQKYDPQVLRVQNSRTGSSASSTPRSRREF